The Plectropomus leopardus isolate mb chromosome 2, YSFRI_Pleo_2.0, whole genome shotgun sequence genome has a window encoding:
- the slc4a8 gene encoding electroneutral sodium bicarbonate exchanger 1, producing the protein MPVNDPEGILSYQRPDEEVVVDQGGTSSVLNIHYEKEELEGHRTLFVGVRMPRQSHRHHKAHGSRHRKRDRRAGSIATQQSGESETTTSIHDTPSQRVQFILGTEEDAEHVAHELFTELDEICVKDGKDAEWKETARWLKFEEDVEDGGERWSKPYVATLSLHSLFELRSCIINGSVLLDMRADSIEEIADMVLDHQEASKELDDIVRVKVREALLKRHHHQNEKKKNLIPIVRSIAEGTRKQSEPHLTGSATSPQPPPAVEPAKNGGGQDSTQVDLSKVDMHFMKKIPEGAEASNVLVGELDFLERPIVAFVRLSPAVLLTGLTEVPIPTRFLFILLGPDGKAQQYHEIGRSMATIMTDEIFHDVAYKAKDRGDLLAGIDEFLDQVTVLPPGEWDPSIRIEPPKNVPSQEKRKMPGVPNGTVCQVEEELHAEHHGPELQRTGRLFGGLILDIKRKAPFYLSDFKDGLSLQCVASFLFLYCACMSPVITFGGLLGEATEGRISAIESLLGASMTGVAYSVFAGQPLTILGSTGPVLVFEKILFKFCKDYGLSYLSLRTCIGLWTALLCLVLVATDASSLVCYITRFTEEAFAALICLIFIYEALEKLFHLGEVYPFNAHSDLDKLTMAYCRCAEPDNPSNKTLELWSEKNITPSAVPWTNLTVKECISLQGHFVGTACGHHGPYTPDVLFWSTILFFSTFFMSAFLKQFKTSRYFPTKVRSMISDFAVFLTIAVMVLLDYAIGVPSQKLKVPSKFKPTRDDRGWFISPIGRNPWWTVLAAAIPALLCTILIFMDQQITAVIINRKEHKLLKGCGYHLDLLMVGVMLAVCSIMGLPWFVAATVLSISHVNSLKLESESSAPGEQPRFLGIREQRLTGLVIFLLMGCSVFMTGALQFIPMPVLYGVFLYMGASSLKGIQFFDRLKLFGMPAKHQPDFIYLRHVPLRKVHLFTVTQLTCLVLLWVIKTSPAAIIFPMMVLALVFVRKLLDWCFSKRELSYLDDLMPEWKKKNLDDASKTIEEESQVMLSSKKEDTTVVQIPMESSKPVQTPKAHDPRCDPSDINISDEMSKTTVWKSLNSNQKDTRPVVAKKD; encoded by the exons AGGCCAGatgaggaggtggtggtggacCAGGGAGGGACCAGCTCAGTGCTTAACATCCACTATGAGAAGGAGGAACTAGAAG GTCACAGGACTCTGTTTGTGGGGGTTCGGATGCCCAGGCAGAGCCACCGTCACCACAAGGCCCACGGCTCTCGCCATCGCAAGAGAGACAGAAGGGCAGGAAGCATCGCAACACAACAAAGCGGGGAAAGTGAGACAACCACCTCCATTcatg ACACGCCATCCCAACGGGTCCAGTTCATCCTGGGCACAGAGGAGGATGCCGAACATGTGGCCCACGAGCTGTTCACTGAGCTGGATGAAATCTGCGTGAAGGATGGCAAGGATGCTGAGTGGAAGGAAACAGCCAG GTGGCTGAAGTTTGAGGAAGACGTGGAGGATGGAGGGGAGAGGTGGAGCAAGCCCTACGTTGCTACTCTCTCCCTCCACAGCCTGTTTGAGCTCCGCAGCTGCATCATCAATGGCAGCGTGTTGCTTGACATGCGTGCCGACAGCATTGAGGAGATAGCAG ACATGGTGCTGGACCACCAGGAGGCGTCCAAAGAGCTTGACGACATTGTGAGAGTGAAGGTGCGAGAGGCTCTGCTGAAGAGACACCACCACCAGAACGAGAAGAAAAAGAACCTGATCCCCATCGTGCGCTCCATCGCTGAGGGAACCCGCAAACAGTCAGAGCCCCATCTGACCG GGTCAGCCACATCTCCACAGCCTCCTCCAGCTGTAGAGCCCGCTAAGAATGGTGGCGGACAGGACAGCACCCAAGTCGACCTCAGCAAG GTGGACATGCACTTCATGAAGAAGATTCCAGAAGGTGCAGAGGCCTCTAATGTACTGGTAGGAGAACTGGACTTCCTAGAAAGGCCAATTGTGGCCTTTGTCCGCCTCTCTCCGGCTGTGTTGCTCACCGGACTCACTGAGGTCCCCATACCAACCAG GTTCCTCTTCATTCTCCTGGGCCCAGATGGAAAAGCTCAGCAATACCACGAAATTGGACGCTCTATGGCGACCATCATGACGGATGAG ATCTTCCATGATGTAGCTTATAAGGCAAAGGACAGAGGTGACCTGCTGGCTGGGATAGATGAATTCCTGGACCAGGTGACGGTCCTACCGCCAGGAGAGTGGGACCCCTCGATCCGCATCGAGCCCCCAAAGAATGTCCCCTCTCAG gagaaaagaaagatgcCAGGAGTCCCTAATGGCACAGTCTGCCAAGTAGAGGAAGAACTACATGCAGAGCACCACGGGCCGGAGCTGCAGAGAACTGGAAG GTTGTTTGGCGGACTTATATTGGACATCAAGAGGAAAGCTCCGTTCTATCTGAGTGACTTTAAGGATGGTCTAAGCCTCCAGTGTGTGgcctccttcctcttcctctacTGTGCCTGCATGTCTCCTGTCATTACCTTTGGAGGACTGCTGGGGGAGGCGACAGAGGGACGCATT AGTGCCATAGAGTCTTTACTCGGTGCATCTATGACTGGAGTAGCCTACTCTGTGTTTGCTGGTCAACCCCTCACCATTCTGGGCAGCACAGGTCCTGTGCTGGTTTTTGAGAAAATCCTCTTCAAGTTCTGCAA GGACTACGGCCTGTCCTATCTGTCGCTGAGGACTTGCATTGGACTGTGGACGGCCCTGCTGTGTTTGGTGTTGGTTGCCACTGATGCTAGCTCTCTGGTGTGCTACATCACTCGGTTCACAGAGGAGGCCTTTGCAGCCCTTATCTGCCTGATTTTTATCTACGAGGCCTTGGAGAAGCTCTTCCACCTGGGAGAAGTCTACCCCTTCAATGCACACAGCGATCTGGACAAACTCACAATGGCGTA CTGTAGGTGTGCAGAGCCTGATAACCCCAGTAACAAAACCTTAGAACTGTGGAGCgagaaaaacatcacaccctCTGCTGTACCCTGGACCAACCTTACTGTCAAG GAGTGTATCAGTCTGCAGGGCCACTTCGTTGGGACGGCTTGTGGCCACCATGGCCCCTACACCCCAGATGTTCTCTTCTGGTCTACCATCTTGTTCTTCTCGACCTTCTTTATGTCTGCCTTTCTCAAACAATTCAAGACAAGTCGTTATTTCCCGACCAAG GTGAGGTCCATGATCAGTGACTTTGCAGTGTTCCTCACCATTGCCGTCATGGTTCTGCTCGACTATGCCATTGGAGTGCCCTCCCAGAAGTTAAAGGTGCCCAGCAAATTCAAG CCGACCAGAGATGACCGAGGTTGGTTTATCAGTCCAATAGGACGCAACCCATGGTGGACAGTCCTGGCTGCAGCTATTCCTGCTCTTCTCTGCACCATCCTCATCTTCATGGACCAACAAATTACTGCCGTCATCATCAACCGCAAAGAGCACAAACTGCTG AAGGGCTGTGGGTATCACCTGGACCTGCTCATGGTTGGGGTGATGCTGGCAGTGTGCTCCATAATGGGCTTGCCCTGGTTCGTAGCAGCCACGGTCCTGTCCATCTCTCATGTCAACAGCCTGAAGCTGGAGTCAGAGAGCTCGGCTCCAGGAGAGCAGCCTCGCTTCCTGGGCATCAGAGAGCAGAGGCTCACCGGCTTGGTCATCTTCCTGCTCATGGGCTGCTCTGTATTCATGACTGGAGCCCTGCAG tTCATTCCTATGCCAGTACTGTATGGTGTTTTCCTTTACATGGGAGCCTCTTCCTTAAAAGGCATTCAG TTCTTCGACCGTCTAAAGTTGTTCGGCATGCCGGCGAAACACCAGCCTGACTTCATCTACCTGCGCCACGTCCCCTTGAGGAAGGTGCACCTGTTCACTGTCACCCAGCTCACTTGTCTGGTGCTGCTCTGGGTCATTAAGACCTCACCTGCTGCTATCATCTTCCCAATGATG GTGCTGGCTCTGGTTTTCGTCCGCAAACTGCTGGACTGGTGTTTCTCCAAGCGAGAGCTAAGTTACCTGGATGACTTAATGCCtgagtggaagaaaaaaaacctggatgATGCCTCCAAAACAATAGAAGAG GAATCGCAGGTTATGCTCAGCTCAAAGAAAGAAGATACAACTGTTGTTCAGATTCCCATGGAGAGCAGCAAGCCTGTTCAGACCCCCAAAGCACATGACCCcag GTGTGATCCCTCTGATATTAATATATCTGATGAAATGTCTAAAACCACCGTGTGGAAATCCCTCAACTCCAATCAAAAGGACACTCGTCCTGTGGTTGCTAAGAAG gACTGA